The following proteins come from a genomic window of Achromobacter sp. AONIH1:
- a CDS encoding addiction module antidote protein: MSKLKGAVSHHAAEVAELRADRQLAVEYLKAALESLDDPDDRAAGLLALRTVAEAYGGLAVVAAQAGISRESLYRTLSPNGNPTLKTLLAVLKTLGLRLSVEPEKHASA, encoded by the coding sequence ATGAGCAAGCTCAAGGGCGCGGTATCTCACCACGCCGCGGAAGTCGCCGAACTGCGAGCGGATCGCCAATTGGCCGTCGAATATCTCAAGGCCGCCCTGGAATCGCTGGACGACCCCGACGACCGGGCCGCGGGCCTGCTCGCCCTGCGCACCGTAGCCGAAGCCTACGGTGGCCTGGCCGTCGTCGCGGCGCAAGCCGGCATCAGCCGCGAGTCCCTTTACCGCACGCTGTCGCCCAATGGCAATCCCACATTGAAGACGCTGCTGGCGGTGCTCAAGACCCTGGGCCTGCGCCTGTCGGTCGAGCCCGAAAAACACGCGTCCGCTTGA
- a CDS encoding type II toxin-antitoxin system RelE/ParE family toxin yields MLELLRYQREDGGEPFSAWLNTLRDKSSQARIRVRLRQLEMGNFGDSQPVGAGVIELRIHTGAGYRVYCGRHGKAVVLLLCGGDKGSQAGDIKVAQALWQEWKRRQA; encoded by the coding sequence ATGCTGGAATTGCTGCGCTATCAGCGCGAGGATGGCGGCGAACCCTTCTCCGCATGGCTCAATACGCTACGCGACAAGTCGTCCCAGGCCCGTATCCGGGTGCGCCTGCGGCAGCTCGAAATGGGCAATTTCGGCGACTCGCAGCCGGTGGGCGCGGGCGTCATCGAACTACGCATACATACCGGAGCTGGCTATCGCGTCTACTGCGGCCGGCACGGCAAGGCTGTCGTCTTGCTGCTGTGTGGCGGAGACAAAGGCAGCCAGGCTGGCGACATCAAGGTCGCCCAGGCGTTGTGGCAGGAATGGAAACGGAGGCAGGCATGA
- the phoU gene encoding phosphate signaling complex protein PhoU, translating to MTEHTNKQFDADLENVRSQFLQMGGVVEAMIQEAIDALASGDMALVDKVREREKEVNRHEVEIDESISRILARHQPTAIDLRMLMAVSKMLTDMERSGDEAEKVATVARRIHEGELRHFPVIELRHMAANVRTMLHQALDAFARLDPIQAAAVVRSDKEVDKEWKGALRHLITYMIEDPRTISRSIDMIFIARALERIGDHAKNMSERVIYMVKGADVRHTGVKNTERLARGEEDERNEAE from the coding sequence ATGACCGAGCACACAAACAAGCAGTTCGACGCTGATCTGGAAAACGTCCGCTCGCAGTTCCTGCAGATGGGCGGCGTGGTGGAAGCCATGATCCAGGAAGCCATCGACGCGCTGGCCAGCGGCGACATGGCGCTGGTGGACAAGGTCCGCGAGCGGGAAAAGGAAGTCAACCGTCACGAAGTCGAGATCGACGAGAGCATCAGCCGCATCCTGGCCCGGCATCAGCCCACGGCCATCGACCTGCGCATGCTGATGGCGGTGTCGAAGATGCTGACCGACATGGAGCGCTCCGGCGACGAGGCCGAGAAGGTCGCTACCGTCGCGCGCCGCATCCATGAGGGCGAGCTGCGCCACTTCCCCGTCATCGAGCTGCGCCACATGGCCGCCAATGTGCGCACCATGTTGCACCAGGCGCTGGACGCCTTCGCCCGCCTGGATCCGATCCAGGCGGCCGCGGTGGTGCGCAGCGACAAGGAAGTCGACAAGGAATGGAAGGGCGCGCTGCGCCACCTGATCACCTACATGATCGAGGATCCGCGCACCATCTCGCGTTCCATCGACATGATCTTCATCGCCCGCGCGCTCGAGCGCATCGGCGATCATGCCAAGAACATGTCCGAGCGCGTGATCTACATGGTCAAGGGCGCGGATGTGCGCCACACCGGCGTGAAGAACACCGAGCGCCTGGCGCGCGGCGAGGAAGACGAACGCAACGAGGCCGAGTAA
- a CDS encoding fimbrial assembly protein, whose product MKLNKIILAIGLGVAAVGVANAANVSKKITLTAQINDAIFVSKADGATWYGTEELEAADYRQQSFSKTLPVRVWTKNSDFKVSLQQPLKMTNGVYEMKNAKVSLTSGAGTGEVKFGSALTVKQVTTTADGFDEVHNVTVHVDAPTKTTGGPDTNGSYSGDLVMVFEPVAATGTGGSGGSGTPTP is encoded by the coding sequence ATGAAACTCAATAAAATCATTCTCGCGATCGGGTTGGGCGTGGCAGCGGTTGGCGTCGCCAATGCCGCCAACGTGTCCAAGAAAATCACCCTGACGGCCCAGATCAACGACGCCATCTTCGTTTCCAAGGCGGATGGCGCCACCTGGTACGGCACGGAAGAACTCGAGGCCGCCGACTATCGTCAGCAATCCTTCTCCAAGACGCTGCCTGTCCGCGTCTGGACCAAGAACTCGGACTTCAAGGTCTCGCTGCAGCAGCCGCTGAAGATGACCAACGGCGTCTACGAAATGAAGAACGCCAAGGTTTCGCTCACGTCCGGCGCTGGCACCGGCGAGGTGAAGTTTGGCTCGGCGCTGACAGTCAAGCAGGTGACGACGACCGCCGACGGCTTTGATGAAGTCCACAACGTCACCGTCCACGTGGACGCGCCCACCAAGACCACCGGCGGCCCGGATACCAACGGTAGCTACAGCGGCGATCTGGTCATGGTGTTCGAACCCGTTGCCGCGACCGGCACCGGCGGTTCCGGCGGCTCTGGCACCCCGACCCCGTAA
- a CDS encoding TcfC E-set like domain-containing protein yields MSVRQTSSRLCMAWACLSVIVPGRAHAQAVVSYGVPEGFSEIELDNTASYVATYDGKTLPGLVNYSQKRAALGFDAELYAANGISVEEINAIRNVVSRIDYKQCVNGCDMQVAGHYVTVDKVRRTLDIRSSRSDYLAPSTSVGLVSSHAIDLRGSSDGYRSANVYGNTWLGLPGRSFGYASWYGGRSRTQGRSTSNQGLSSYYLQKNFSGTYVRAGKQNSIDYASGSVSTVLTPSFDRFVTIGSQDNLRNQRNAGSLVLYATAEGNYEFYRNGRLVWKRPATLGRNEVSYLDLPGGYYPLEIRLVDRNGNVLNSETRDINNLNFASGQNSWHVTVGQEMNTGENLVQASVSRNLSQFYLNGSVVRSQRSEWATEVNLTRPSKFGETDITPTVGVLAGERGKGGYANLQVSDPTLGSLWVSRYLNNDVSRFYWGSPSTSVSYSHLVRGVSLGYNYYKQPFGETHQAEVRWNYRPNGLWSTFALGVQKGGYMSRDGGYAVYFNMTWTLDKTQASFRAAQYGGQTQMSGDYRRDFQDSYGSTSLGTTVTRQDRETSLTAYGSRSGTRGDTSLNLGHNGRSTSADFNYRGMVAASADGLALGRYSGGGSALLLKTPEVSGTDYGFNVEGHPVAGGGTYAVPLGMYDDVSFARVVSGNDGLDMNIEVPANIVRAHPGQVYPAQAKVDINMVYSGLLTGPDGEPVGGRILETGDTAHPNGLFSISAKTVLPKITVQQAGRSYVCDLSDGGSDGRYRCE; encoded by the coding sequence ATGTCTGTACGACAGACTTCCTCTCGGCTATGCATGGCGTGGGCGTGCCTTTCGGTCATCGTCCCCGGGCGCGCGCATGCGCAGGCGGTCGTCAGCTACGGCGTGCCGGAAGGCTTCAGCGAGATCGAGCTGGACAACACGGCCAGCTATGTGGCGACCTACGACGGTAAAACGCTGCCCGGCCTGGTCAACTATTCGCAGAAGCGGGCGGCGCTGGGATTCGATGCGGAGCTGTACGCGGCCAATGGCATCTCGGTGGAAGAGATCAACGCCATCCGCAACGTCGTGTCCAGGATCGACTACAAGCAGTGCGTCAATGGCTGCGACATGCAGGTCGCGGGCCACTATGTCACCGTCGACAAGGTGCGTCGCACGCTGGATATTCGCAGCTCGCGGTCGGATTACCTGGCGCCGTCCACGTCGGTGGGGCTGGTCAGCAGCCACGCCATCGACCTGCGCGGCTCGTCGGACGGCTATCGCAGCGCGAACGTCTATGGCAATACCTGGCTGGGTTTGCCAGGGCGCAGCTTTGGCTACGCAAGCTGGTATGGCGGTCGCAGCCGCACGCAGGGCCGCAGCACCAGCAACCAGGGGCTGTCGTCGTATTACCTGCAAAAGAACTTCTCCGGCACCTATGTGCGGGCGGGCAAGCAGAACAGCATCGACTACGCGTCCGGCTCGGTCAGCACCGTGCTGACCCCCAGCTTCGACCGTTTCGTCACCATAGGCAGCCAGGACAATCTGCGCAATCAGCGCAACGCCGGCTCGCTGGTGCTGTATGCGACGGCCGAGGGCAACTACGAGTTCTACCGCAACGGTCGCCTGGTGTGGAAGCGGCCGGCCACGCTGGGCCGCAACGAGGTCAGCTATCTGGACCTGCCCGGCGGCTACTACCCGCTGGAAATCCGCCTGGTCGACCGCAACGGCAACGTGCTCAACAGCGAAACGCGGGACATCAATAACCTGAACTTCGCCAGCGGCCAGAATTCCTGGCACGTCACGGTGGGCCAGGAGATGAACACCGGTGAAAACCTGGTGCAGGCCTCGGTCAGCCGGAACCTGAGCCAGTTCTACCTGAACGGGTCGGTGGTTCGGAGCCAGCGCTCGGAATGGGCCACGGAAGTGAACCTGACCCGTCCTTCCAAGTTCGGCGAGACCGACATCACGCCGACCGTCGGCGTGCTGGCCGGCGAGCGCGGCAAGGGCGGCTACGCCAACCTGCAGGTGAGCGATCCGACCCTGGGCAGTCTCTGGGTCAGCCGCTATCTGAACAACGATGTATCGCGCTTTTACTGGGGTTCGCCCAGCACCAGCGTGTCATACAGCCATCTCGTGCGCGGCGTATCGCTGGGCTACAACTACTACAAGCAGCCCTTCGGCGAAACCCATCAGGCCGAGGTGCGCTGGAACTACCGTCCCAACGGGCTGTGGTCCACCTTCGCGCTGGGGGTGCAGAAGGGCGGCTACATGAGCCGCGACGGCGGCTACGCCGTCTACTTCAACATGACCTGGACGCTGGACAAGACGCAGGCCAGCTTCCGCGCGGCGCAGTATGGCGGGCAGACCCAGATGAGCGGCGACTACCGCCGCGATTTCCAGGACAGCTACGGCTCCACGTCGCTGGGCACGACCGTGACGCGCCAGGATCGCGAGACCAGCCTGACGGCCTATGGCAGCCGTTCCGGCACGCGTGGCGACACGTCGCTGAACCTGGGCCACAACGGCCGCAGCACCAGCGCGGACTTCAACTATCGCGGCATGGTCGCGGCGAGCGCCGACGGCCTTGCCCTGGGACGCTATAGCGGCGGCGGCAGCGCCTTGTTGCTCAAGACGCCGGAGGTGTCCGGCACGGACTACGGCTTCAACGTCGAGGGCCATCCGGTGGCTGGCGGCGGCACCTATGCGGTACCGCTCGGCATGTACGACGACGTGTCCTTCGCCCGCGTGGTCAGCGGCAACGACGGCCTGGACATGAACATCGAGGTGCCGGCCAACATCGTGCGCGCGCACCCGGGCCAGGTCTATCCGGCCCAGGCCAAGGTCGACATCAACATGGTCTACAGCGGCCTGCTGACCGGGCCGGACGGCGAGCCGGTGGGCGGCCGGATTCTCGAAACCGGCGACACGGCCCATCCGAACGGCCTGTTCTCGATATCGGCCAAGACCGTGTTGCCCAAGATCACCGTGCAGCAGGCCGGCAGGAGCTACGTCTGCGACCTGTCCGACGGAGGCAGCGACGGCCGCTACCGCTGCGAGTAA
- a CDS encoding pilus assembly protein has translation MTPRSIFFLALAAFMALPAARQARAEGELMVMPASLQVVPGHDYAVTVKNVGDGPLYLNIALQQVMNPGMEHERKVPLSEIERPGLLAHPDRLSLGPGQSRKIALKSLVEPTAEALYRLYVIPAKVMQVEQAPQDKITAPMSVAIGYGVLVRHMPPVAKQTTGWTHRCEGREMVLENTGTVRVVLPDAQAGKSATARSLALFPGVPQRIADGSLRWTENGESRSLACP, from the coding sequence ATGACGCCACGATCGATTTTCTTTCTTGCCCTGGCAGCCTTCATGGCGCTGCCGGCCGCGCGCCAGGCGCGCGCCGAGGGCGAACTCATGGTGATGCCGGCCAGCCTGCAGGTCGTGCCCGGGCACGACTACGCGGTGACGGTCAAGAACGTGGGCGATGGCCCGCTGTACCTGAACATCGCGCTGCAACAGGTGATGAACCCCGGCATGGAGCACGAGCGCAAGGTGCCGCTGAGCGAGATCGAGCGCCCCGGCCTGCTGGCCCATCCCGACCGCTTGTCGCTGGGTCCGGGGCAGTCGCGCAAGATCGCGCTCAAGTCGCTGGTCGAGCCCACTGCCGAGGCGCTGTACCGCCTGTACGTGATCCCGGCGAAGGTCATGCAGGTGGAGCAGGCGCCGCAGGACAAGATCACCGCGCCGATGTCGGTGGCGATCGGCTACGGGGTGCTGGTGCGCCACATGCCGCCGGTGGCCAAGCAGACCACGGGCTGGACGCACCGCTGCGAGGGTCGCGAAATGGTGCTGGAGAACACCGGCACCGTGCGCGTGGTGCTGCCGGATGCGCAGGCGGGCAAGTCCGCCACAGCGCGGAGTCTGGCCTTGTTTCCTGGCGTACCGCAGCGCATCGCGGACGGCAGTCTGCGCTGGACCGAGAACGGCGAGTCGCGCTCGCTGGCGTGTCCCTGA